In Bacillus sp. DX3.1, the following proteins share a genomic window:
- the rncS gene encoding ribonuclease III, with amino-acid sequence MPYRKYKEKKYETKYREAFKTFQQKIGITFTDEKLLIQAFTHSSYVNEHRKKPHEDNERLEFLGDAVLELTVSQYLFQKYPTMSEGELTKLRAAVVCEPSLVRFANEMSFGNLVLLGKGEEMTGGRERPALLADVFEAFIGALYLDQGLDTVWEFLKEIVYPKINEGAFSHVMDYKSQLQELIQRDGSGNIEYQILQEKGPAHNREFVSRVTLNSVALGLGSGKSKKEAEQQAAAEALKTLKEQL; translated from the coding sequence ATGCCGTACCGAAAATATAAAGAAAAAAAATATGAAACAAAGTATCGTGAAGCTTTTAAAACGTTTCAACAAAAAATAGGTATTACGTTTACGGATGAAAAATTATTGATTCAAGCATTTACGCATTCATCGTATGTGAATGAGCATCGAAAAAAGCCACATGAAGACAATGAACGTCTTGAATTTCTTGGAGACGCTGTATTAGAACTAACTGTATCGCAGTATTTGTTTCAAAAATATCCGACAATGAGCGAAGGGGAATTAACTAAGCTGCGTGCAGCTGTTGTGTGTGAACCATCTCTTGTCCGTTTTGCTAATGAAATGTCATTTGGTAACCTCGTTCTATTAGGAAAAGGGGAAGAAATGACGGGTGGACGTGAACGACCAGCTTTATTAGCGGATGTCTTTGAAGCGTTTATTGGTGCCCTTTATCTTGATCAAGGATTGGATACAGTTTGGGAATTCTTAAAAGAAATTGTATATCCAAAAATTAATGAAGGTGCTTTTTCTCATGTGATGGATTATAAGAGTCAACTGCAGGAATTAATTCAGCGTGATGGTAGCGGTAACATTGAATATCAAATTCTGCAAGAAAAAGGACCAGCGCACAATCGAGAATTTGTGTCACGTGTAACGTTAAATAGCGTGGCTTTAGGTCTTGGAAGCGGGAAGTCTAAAAAAGAAGCAGAACAGCAAGCTGCTGCAGAAGCATTGAAAACATTAAAAGAACAATTATAA
- the acpP gene encoding acyl carrier protein, translated as MADVLERVTKIIVDRLGVDETEVVQAASFKEDLGADSLDVVELVMQLEDEFEMEISDEDAEKIATVGDAVTYIESHL; from the coding sequence ATGGCAGATGTTTTAGAGCGTGTAACAAAAATCATCGTAGATCGTCTTGGAGTAGACGAAACAGAAGTAGTACAAGCTGCTAGCTTTAAAGAAGATTTAGGTGCAGACTCCCTAGATGTAGTAGAACTTGTTATGCAATTAGAAGATGAGTTTGAAATGGAAATTTCTGATGAAGATGCTGAAAAGATTGCTACTGTTGGCGATGCTGTGACTTACATAGAGAGTCATCTATAA
- the fabG gene encoding 3-oxoacyl-[acyl-carrier-protein] reductase, whose amino-acid sequence MLKGKVALVTGASRGIGRAIAIDLAKQGATVVVNYAGNEQKANEVVDEIKNLGSEAIAVQANVAIAEEVTNMVKQTVDTFGQVDILVNNAGVTRDNLLMRMKEEEWDTVIDTNLKGVFLCTKAVSRYMMRQRHGRIINIASVVGVTGNPGQANYVAAKAGVIGLTKTSAKELASRNITVNAIAPGFIATDMTEVLAENLKEEMLKIIPAAKFGEAQDIANAVTFFAADHSKYITGQTLHVDGGMVM is encoded by the coding sequence ATGTTAAAAGGGAAAGTTGCATTAGTAACAGGTGCATCACGCGGGATTGGCCGTGCAATTGCTATCGATTTAGCAAAGCAAGGTGCAACAGTTGTAGTTAACTATGCTGGAAATGAACAAAAAGCAAACGAAGTTGTGGATGAAATTAAAAATCTTGGTTCGGAAGCAATTGCAGTACAAGCAAATGTTGCAATTGCTGAAGAAGTTACAAATATGGTGAAACAAACTGTAGATACTTTTGGACAAGTTGATATTCTTGTAAATAATGCAGGTGTAACGCGAGATAATTTATTGATGCGTATGAAAGAAGAAGAATGGGATACAGTTATTGATACAAACTTAAAAGGTGTTTTCTTATGTACGAAAGCAGTATCGCGTTATATGATGCGTCAGCGTCACGGTCGTATTATTAATATTGCTTCTGTTGTTGGGGTTACAGGAAATCCAGGACAAGCAAATTACGTGGCAGCGAAAGCTGGGGTTATAGGGTTAACAAAGACGTCTGCAAAAGAATTGGCTAGCCGTAATATAACAGTAAATGCCATTGCGCCTGGGTTTATCGCCACAGATATGACAGAGGTATTAGCTGAAAACTTGAAAGAAGAAATGTTGAAAATAATTCCTGCTGCAAAGTTTGGAGAAGCGCAAGATATCGCGAATGCTGTAACATTTTTTGCTGCTGATCACAGTAAATATATTACGGGACAGACGCTACATGTCGATGGCGGTATGGTAATGTAA
- the fabD gene encoding ACP S-malonyltransferase: protein MGKLAFLFPGQGSQIVGMGQQLAGNDKEVAKVFQKADEILHESLSSLIFEGPQEKLTATTNAQPALLTTSIAILTALKQYDITPDYVAGHSLGEYSALVAAGALSFEDGVYAVRKRGEYMEEAVPNGEGAMAAILGADPAMLKEVTEEVTKEGYAVQIANMNSTKQIVISGTKQGVELASQKAKENGAKRAIPLRVSGPFHSSLMKPAAEKFQDVLNEIAIQDAKVPVVANVSADCITRKEEIQEKLIEQLYSPVLWYPSIERMVEYGVDTFIEIGPGKVLAGLMKSIAPSTKVYAIYDEGTLKETISSLRGESGC from the coding sequence ATGGGAAAACTAGCATTTCTTTTTCCAGGCCAAGGTTCACAAATAGTTGGAATGGGACAACAATTAGCGGGAAATGATAAAGAGGTTGCGAAAGTATTTCAGAAAGCAGATGAAATTTTACATGAGTCTCTTTCATCATTAATTTTTGAAGGGCCTCAGGAGAAGTTGACAGCAACGACAAATGCACAGCCGGCGTTATTAACAACGAGTATTGCAATTTTAACAGCTTTAAAACAATATGACATTACGCCTGATTATGTTGCAGGACATAGTTTAGGTGAGTATAGCGCACTCGTTGCAGCTGGAGCATTGTCATTTGAAGATGGTGTATACGCTGTAAGAAAACGAGGCGAGTATATGGAAGAGGCTGTTCCAAACGGAGAAGGTGCAATGGCCGCTATTTTAGGAGCAGATCCAGCTATGCTTAAGGAAGTAACAGAAGAAGTTACAAAAGAAGGTTATGCTGTGCAAATTGCGAATATGAATAGTACAAAACAAATTGTAATTTCTGGGACGAAGCAAGGTGTAGAACTAGCTTCGCAAAAGGCAAAAGAAAACGGTGCGAAACGCGCGATTCCACTTCGTGTTAGCGGTCCGTTTCATTCATCATTAATGAAGCCGGCAGCTGAGAAATTTCAAGATGTTTTAAATGAAATTGCAATTCAAGATGCAAAAGTTCCGGTTGTTGCAAATGTTTCGGCAGATTGCATCACTCGTAAAGAAGAAATTCAAGAAAAGCTAATTGAACAGCTCTATTCACCTGTTTTATGGTATCCGTCAATTGAACGTATGGTAGAATATGGTGTGGACACATTTATTGAAATTGGACCTGGGAAAGTTCTTGCTGGCCTTATGAAATCAATTGCTCCTTCTACAAAGGTATATGCAATATATGATGAGGGGACGTTGAAAGAGACCATTTCAAGTTTGAGAGGAGAAAGCGGATGTTAA
- the plsX gene encoding phosphate acyltransferase PlsX, whose translation MKIAIDAMGGDHAPKAAVLGAMKAIRQYSDLHITLVGKEDEIRKYLTNEERITVLHTDEIIEGTDEPVRAVRRKKQASMVLAAQQVKEEAADACISAGNTGALMAAGLFVVGRMEGIERPALSPTMPTIDGKGFVMLDVGANVDAKPIHLYQYAVMGSVYAEKVRGINNPRVGLLNVGTEDGKGNELTKQVFAMLKDAPINFVGNVESRDLLQGVADVVVCDGFTGNVALKSLEGTALALFSMLKEQLMSSFTSKLAAAVLKPKLMVLKDKMDYSEYGGAALFGLKAPVIKAHGSSNDQSIFSAIRQTREMVAKEVIPMISNVMEKEPLQ comes from the coding sequence ATGAAAATCGCAATAGATGCAATGGGCGGAGATCATGCTCCAAAAGCAGCCGTATTAGGAGCAATGAAAGCAATTAGGCAGTATTCAGATTTACATATTACATTGGTAGGAAAAGAAGATGAGATTCGTAAATATTTAACGAACGAAGAACGCATTACAGTGCTTCATACGGATGAAATCATTGAAGGAACAGATGAGCCTGTAAGAGCGGTTCGTCGCAAAAAGCAAGCTTCGATGGTACTTGCAGCGCAGCAAGTAAAAGAAGAAGCGGCTGATGCTTGTATTTCGGCAGGTAATACAGGAGCTTTGATGGCAGCTGGGTTATTTGTTGTTGGACGTATGGAAGGGATTGAACGTCCAGCATTGTCACCTACAATGCCGACAATTGATGGCAAAGGGTTTGTTATGTTAGATGTTGGAGCAAATGTTGATGCCAAACCAATTCATTTATATCAATATGCTGTCATGGGTTCTGTATATGCCGAAAAGGTAAGAGGAATTAACAATCCACGCGTTGGTCTTTTAAATGTTGGGACAGAAGATGGAAAAGGAAATGAACTTACAAAGCAAGTATTTGCAATGCTGAAAGATGCCCCAATTAACTTCGTTGGGAACGTCGAGTCAAGGGACTTATTACAAGGTGTGGCAGATGTAGTTGTATGTGATGGATTTACAGGGAATGTAGCGTTAAAATCACTTGAAGGAACAGCGCTTGCGTTATTCTCTATGTTAAAAGAACAATTAATGAGTTCGTTTACAAGTAAATTAGCAGCGGCGGTTTTAAAACCGAAGCTTATGGTATTGAAAGATAAAATGGATTATTCGGAGTATGGCGGTGCGGCATTGTTTGGATTAAAAGCACCTGTCATTAAGGCTCATGGTTCTTCCAATGATCAATCGATTTTTAGTGCGATTCGTCAAACGAGAGAGATGGTAGCGAAAGAAGTGATTCCTATGATTTCAAACGTAATGGAGAAAGAGCCGCTTCAATAA
- the fapR gene encoding transcription factor FapR yields MKKRKSKKERQALLQQTIETNPFVTDEELAEQFQVSIQTVRLDRMELSIPELRERIKHVATKQHEEDVKSLPLEEVVGEIIDIELDRHAISIFEVKVEHVFKRNQIARGHHLFAQANSLAVAVIDEELALTAKSTIRYIRPVKLGERVVAKARVEDVENDKGRTVIKVHSFVGEELVFSGTFEMYRSSNYSEEGNKL; encoded by the coding sequence ATGAAAAAAAGAAAAAGTAAAAAAGAAAGACAAGCGTTATTACAACAAACGATAGAAACGAATCCGTTTGTCACGGATGAAGAATTAGCAGAGCAGTTTCAAGTAAGCATACAAACAGTTCGCCTTGATCGCATGGAATTATCTATTCCTGAGTTAAGAGAGCGAATTAAGCATGTGGCAACGAAACAACATGAAGAAGATGTAAAATCCTTGCCTCTAGAAGAGGTAGTTGGAGAAATTATTGATATAGAATTAGATAGACACGCAATTTCCATCTTTGAAGTAAAGGTGGAGCATGTGTTTAAACGAAATCAAATTGCCCGTGGGCATCATTTGTTCGCCCAAGCAAACTCACTAGCTGTTGCGGTTATTGATGAAGAACTTGCTTTAACTGCAAAGTCTACTATTCGATATATTCGCCCTGTAAAATTGGGAGAGCGCGTTGTCGCAAAAGCACGCGTTGAAGATGTTGAGAATGATAAAGGTCGAACGGTTATCAAAGTGCACAGCTTTGTTGGAGAAGAACTTGTTTTTTCAGGCACTTTTGAAATGTATCGATCTAGTAATTATAGTGAGGAAGGTAATAAGTTATGA
- the recG gene encoding ATP-dependent DNA helicase RecG: MNEVVQVPVTVVKGIGEETSELLHEMGIYTVSHLLEHFPYRYEDYAMKDLAEVKHDERVTVEGKVHSAPLLQYYGKKKSRLTVRVLVGRYLITAVCFNRPYYKQKLNLDETVTITGKWDQHRQTISVSELHFGPVVRQQEVEPVYSVKGKLTVKQIRRFIAQALKEYGSTITEVLPEGLLGRYKLLPRYEALRGLHFPVGQEDLKQARRRFVYEEFFLFQLKMQALRKMERESSKGTEKTISTEKLEEFIEALPFPLTGAQRRVVSEVMKDLQSPYRMNRLLQGDVGSGKTVVAAIALYAAKLAHYQGALMVPTEILAEQHYQSLADTFSHFGMNVELLTSSVKGVRRREILAKLEQGEIDILVGTHALIQDEVIFHRLGLVITDEQHRFGVAQRRVLREKGESPDVLFMTATPIPRTLAITAFGEMDVSIIDEMPAGRKVIETYWAKHDMLDRVLSFVEKEVKKGRQAYVICPLIEESEKLDVQNAIDLHSMLMHHYQGKFQVGLMHGRLSSKEKEDVMGQFSENELQILVSTTVVEVGVNVPNATVMVIYDAERFGLSQLHQLRGRVGRGDEQSYCLLIADPKSETGKERMRIMTETNDGFVLSEKDLELRGPGDFFGSKQSGLPEFKVADMVHDYRALETARQDAALLVDSEAFWHNEQYATLRVYLERTGVFQGEKLD, encoded by the coding sequence TTGAATGAAGTTGTGCAAGTTCCTGTTACGGTTGTAAAGGGAATCGGGGAAGAGACATCTGAATTATTACATGAGATGGGGATTTATACAGTTTCCCATTTATTAGAGCATTTTCCGTACCGTTATGAAGACTATGCGATGAAGGATTTAGCAGAAGTAAAGCACGATGAACGAGTGACAGTAGAAGGAAAGGTGCATAGTGCTCCCTTATTGCAATATTATGGAAAGAAAAAATCGCGTCTCACAGTTCGTGTTCTTGTCGGACGGTATTTAATTACGGCTGTTTGCTTTAATAGACCGTATTATAAGCAAAAATTAAACCTGGATGAGACGGTAACGATTACTGGTAAGTGGGATCAACATCGCCAAACTATTTCTGTATCTGAGCTTCACTTTGGCCCAGTGGTACGACAGCAAGAAGTAGAACCGGTGTATTCTGTAAAAGGAAAATTAACAGTGAAGCAAATACGCCGTTTTATCGCACAAGCACTAAAAGAATACGGTTCTACTATAACAGAAGTATTACCGGAGGGTTTGCTAGGGCGTTATAAATTATTACCACGTTATGAGGCGCTTCGGGGGCTGCATTTTCCTGTTGGACAAGAAGACTTGAAGCAAGCACGTCGCCGTTTTGTATATGAAGAGTTTTTCTTATTTCAACTTAAGATGCAAGCTCTTCGTAAAATGGAAAGAGAGAGTTCGAAAGGAACGGAAAAAACAATTTCTACCGAAAAATTAGAAGAGTTTATCGAGGCGCTTCCGTTTCCGCTAACTGGTGCCCAGCGCCGCGTTGTTTCTGAGGTTATGAAAGATTTACAGTCTCCATATCGAATGAATCGATTGTTGCAAGGAGATGTAGGGTCTGGGAAAACAGTAGTAGCTGCTATTGCTCTTTATGCAGCAAAGTTAGCGCATTATCAGGGGGCGTTAATGGTTCCTACAGAAATTTTAGCAGAGCAACATTATCAATCGCTAGCGGATACGTTTTCTCATTTTGGTATGAATGTTGAATTATTAACAAGTTCAGTAAAAGGAGTGCGTCGTCGTGAAATTTTAGCGAAACTCGAGCAGGGAGAAATAGATATTCTTGTTGGAACGCATGCCTTAATTCAAGATGAGGTCATTTTTCACAGGCTAGGACTTGTTATTACGGATGAACAGCACCGTTTTGGAGTGGCGCAGCGCCGCGTCTTGCGGGAAAAAGGAGAAAGTCCAGATGTGTTATTTATGACGGCAACTCCAATTCCTCGAACGCTGGCAATTACTGCTTTTGGAGAAATGGATGTTTCGATTATTGATGAGATGCCAGCTGGCCGTAAAGTAATTGAAACATATTGGGCGAAGCACGACATGTTAGATCGTGTTCTCAGCTTTGTTGAAAAAGAAGTGAAGAAGGGAAGGCAAGCTTACGTTATTTGTCCACTAATTGAAGAATCTGAGAAATTGGATGTGCAAAATGCGATTGATTTGCACAGTATGCTTATGCATCATTATCAAGGGAAGTTTCAAGTAGGGTTAATGCACGGGCGCCTATCTTCAAAGGAAAAAGAAGATGTGATGGGGCAGTTTAGTGAAAATGAATTACAAATCCTCGTTTCGACAACGGTAGTTGAGGTTGGTGTTAACGTGCCAAATGCAACGGTTATGGTCATTTATGATGCAGAGCGTTTTGGTTTATCTCAGCTTCATCAGCTTAGAGGACGTGTGGGGCGTGGGGATGAACAGTCTTATTGTCTTTTAATTGCAGATCCCAAATCGGAAACTGGGAAAGAGCGCATGCGTATTATGACAGAAACGAATGATGGATTTGTATTATCGGAGAAAGATTTAGAGTTACGAGGTCCTGGTGATTTCTTTGGAAGTAAACAAAGTGGTCTACCAGAGTTTAAGGTGGCTGATATGGTACATGATTATCGAGCGTTAGAAACGGCAAGGCAAGATGCAGCATTGCTCGTTGATTCGGAAGCGTTTTGGCATAATGAACAATATGCAACATTGCGCGTTTATCTAGAAAGAACAGGTGTATTTCAAGGAGAGAAGCTCGATTAA
- a CDS encoding DAK2 domain-containing protein, which translates to MSIQKIDGKRLSQMIIQGANNLTNNVQLVDALNVFPVPDGDTGTNMNLSMTSGAREVKEKPSQHAGKVGVSLAKGLLMGARGNSGVILSQLFRGFSKSIEQKEELTTADFAAALEAGVETAYKAVMKPIEGTILTVARETSKHAVTVAKKQRDFVLFMEDVVKEANASLNRTPDLLPVLKQVGVVDSGGKGLVVVYEGFLADLKGETISSDAPAQPSMNEMVRAEHHRSVQSQLSTEDITYGYCTEFMVKLEPEKMKEHNFSEQKFREDISAYGDSLLVVSDEEVVKVHIHVEHPGDAMNYGQRYGSLIKIKVENMREQHTALLDEPTPMHKEIKQPKEKQEYGIVTVAMGSGIKNLFESIGATQVIEGGQTMNPSTEDIVKAIEEANAEKIIILPNNGNIVMAAEQAASVVDQDVIVVRSKTVPQGMAAMLAFNPAGTLEENEESMKEALAHVKTGQITYAVRDTEIDGVAIQKNDFMCIADGKIVSTNGDKVAAAEQLLASMLDEDSEILTILQGEDATDEEVAALAAFVEGKFEDVEVEVHQGNQPVYSFIFSVE; encoded by the coding sequence GTGTCAATTCAAAAAATTGATGGAAAACGTTTGTCACAAATGATCATACAAGGAGCGAATAATTTAACAAACAATGTTCAGCTTGTTGATGCTTTAAACGTTTTTCCAGTTCCAGATGGCGATACCGGTACAAATATGAATTTATCAATGACTTCAGGTGCGCGCGAAGTTAAAGAGAAACCGTCACAACACGCTGGTAAAGTCGGAGTAAGTTTAGCAAAAGGATTATTAATGGGAGCACGTGGTAACTCGGGTGTTATTTTATCTCAGTTGTTCCGTGGCTTTTCTAAATCAATTGAACAAAAAGAAGAGTTAACAACAGCTGATTTTGCAGCAGCTTTAGAAGCTGGTGTAGAAACGGCATATAAAGCGGTTATGAAACCGATTGAGGGAACTATTTTAACAGTTGCGAGAGAAACGAGTAAACATGCAGTCACAGTTGCGAAAAAACAGCGCGACTTTGTTTTGTTTATGGAAGATGTTGTGAAAGAAGCAAATGCATCGTTAAATCGTACGCCAGATCTATTACCTGTATTAAAACAAGTTGGTGTTGTAGATAGCGGTGGTAAAGGTCTTGTTGTGGTATATGAGGGCTTTTTAGCTGACTTAAAAGGAGAAACAATTTCTTCTGATGCACCAGCGCAACCATCTATGAATGAAATGGTACGTGCAGAGCATCACCGTAGTGTACAAAGCCAATTGAGTACAGAAGATATTACATACGGATATTGTACTGAATTTATGGTGAAATTGGAGCCGGAGAAAATGAAAGAACATAATTTCTCTGAGCAAAAATTCCGCGAAGATATTAGTGCATATGGTGATTCGTTACTTGTTGTATCGGATGAGGAAGTTGTAAAAGTTCATATTCATGTAGAACATCCTGGAGATGCGATGAACTACGGGCAACGTTACGGTAGTTTAATTAAAATCAAGGTAGAAAATATGCGTGAGCAGCATACTGCTTTATTGGATGAGCCAACACCAATGCATAAGGAAATAAAGCAACCCAAAGAGAAACAAGAGTACGGCATTGTAACAGTAGCGATGGGATCTGGTATTAAAAACCTATTCGAGAGCATCGGCGCGACACAAGTGATTGAGGGTGGCCAAACGATGAATCCAAGTACGGAGGATATCGTAAAGGCAATTGAAGAAGCTAACGCTGAAAAAATTATTATTTTACCAAATAACGGGAATATCGTGATGGCAGCAGAGCAAGCTGCGTCTGTCGTTGATCAAGATGTTATCGTTGTTCGTTCTAAAACTGTTCCACAAGGGATGGCTGCTATGCTAGCGTTTAATCCTGCAGGAACGTTAGAAGAGAACGAAGAAAGCATGAAAGAAGCACTTGCTCATGTGAAAACAGGTCAAATTACGTATGCAGTTCGCGATACAGAAATTGACGGTGTAGCAATTCAAAAGAATGACTTCATGTGCATTGCAGACGGCAAAATTGTCTCTACAAATGGAGACAAAGTAGCTGCAGCAGAGCAATTGCTAGCAAGTATGTTGGATGAAGATTCTGAGATTTTAACGATTCTACAAGGTGAAGATGCAACTGATGAAGAAGTTGCTGCATTAGCTGCATTTGTAGAAGGAAAATTCGAAGATGTAGAGGTAGAAGTTCACCAAGGAAATCAACCTGTATATTCTTTCATCTTCTCTGTAGAATAA
- a CDS encoding Asp23/Gls24 family envelope stress response protein: MSIEIKTKYGQIDISTEVIATIAGGAAVDCYGIVGMASKNQLKDGLTDILRKENFTRGVIVRKDEDEVHIDMYIIVSYGTKISEVAHNVQTKVKYTLDQTVGLAVDSVNIYVQGVKVINL, encoded by the coding sequence ATGTCAATTGAAATTAAAACGAAGTACGGTCAAATTGATATTAGTACAGAGGTAATTGCAACAATTGCTGGAGGTGCCGCGGTAGATTGCTACGGTATCGTTGGTATGGCTTCAAAAAACCAATTAAAAGATGGATTAACAGACATTTTACGAAAAGAAAACTTCACTAGAGGCGTTATCGTTCGTAAAGACGAAGATGAAGTACATATTGATATGTATATTATCGTGAGCTATGGTACAAAAATTTCAGAGGTAGCACATAACGTCCAAACGAAAGTGAAATATACACTAGATCAAACGGTAGGACTAGCAGTAGATTCTGTAAATATCTATGTCCAAGGAGTTAAAGTAATAAACTTGTAA
- the rpmB gene encoding 50S ribosomal protein L28, which produces MARVCAITGRKSRSGNSRSHAMNKTKRKWGANLQKVRVRIDGKVQRVYVSARALKSGKIERV; this is translated from the coding sequence ATGGCTCGTGTTTGTGCTATTACTGGAAGAAAATCTCGTTCTGGGAACTCACGTTCTCACGCAATGAACAAAACAAAACGTAAATGGGGCGCTAACCTTCAAAAAGTTCGCGTACGCATCGACGGTAAAGTTCAACGTGTTTACGTTTCTGCTAGAGCGTTAAAATCTGGCAAAATCGAACGTGTTTAA
- the spoVM gene encoding stage V sporulation protein SpoVM gives MRFYTIKLPKFLGGIVRAMLNTFKKG, from the coding sequence ATGAGATTTTATACAATTAAGTTGCCAAAATTTCTTGGTGGAATTGTTCGTGCGATGTTAAATACCTTTAAAAAGGGATAA
- a CDS encoding thiamine diphosphokinase: MIIHILAGGPVEYCADFSKYKSEEVVWAAVDRGVYHLLQRGIIPSVAFGDYDSVTAEELAWMQKQTSELHIVPREKDQTDLEIAINWALEQKPKLVRIFGATGGRLDHGLANIQMLLKGLHAHTEMHIVDNQNEIAVKKVGTYIIEANNQFPYVSFVPVTEIVKGITLHGFKYPLTDKTIEWGSTLCISNELVAEKGTFSFTSGILMVIRSAD; this comes from the coding sequence ATGATTATTCATATTTTAGCTGGTGGACCCGTCGAGTATTGTGCTGATTTCTCCAAATATAAAAGTGAAGAGGTTGTATGGGCTGCGGTAGACCGAGGGGTGTACCATTTATTGCAGAGAGGGATCATACCGTCAGTCGCTTTTGGTGACTATGATTCAGTTACAGCTGAGGAATTAGCATGGATGCAAAAACAAACAAGTGAGTTACATATTGTTCCGCGGGAAAAGGATCAAACTGATTTAGAAATTGCAATTAACTGGGCATTGGAGCAAAAGCCAAAACTAGTTCGTATTTTTGGTGCTACAGGTGGAAGGCTTGATCATGGTTTAGCGAACATACAAATGCTGCTAAAAGGTTTGCATGCACATACTGAAATGCATATTGTTGATAATCAAAATGAAATAGCTGTAAAAAAAGTGGGTACATATATAATTGAAGCAAATAACCAGTTTCCATATGTATCATTTGTACCGGTTACGGAAATTGTAAAAGGCATTACACTTCACGGTTTTAAATATCCTCTTACGGATAAAACGATAGAATGGGGATCGACACTTTGTATTAGTAATGAACTCGTTGCGGAAAAAGGTACTTTTTCATTTACTTCTGGCATATTAATGGTGATAAGAAGCGCTGATTGA
- the rpe gene encoding ribulose-phosphate 3-epimerase, which produces MIKIAPSILSADFSKLGEEIKDVEKGGADYIHVDVMDGHFVPNITIGPLIVEAIRPITSLPLDVHLMIENPDNYIPTFAKAGADIITVHVETCPHLHRTIQLIKSHGIKAGVVLNPHTPVSIIEHVLEDIDMVLLMTVNPGFGGQKFIHSVLPKIKQVAEMVRERNLQVEIEVDGGVNAETARLCVEAGANVLVAGSAVYNQKDRGEAIRVIRG; this is translated from the coding sequence ATGATTAAAATTGCACCATCGATTTTATCAGCAGATTTTTCGAAATTAGGGGAAGAGATTAAAGATGTAGAGAAAGGCGGAGCGGATTACATTCATGTTGATGTAATGGATGGACATTTTGTTCCGAACATTACAATCGGTCCATTAATTGTAGAGGCAATTCGTCCGATTACATCTTTACCATTAGATGTACATTTAATGATCGAAAATCCTGATAATTATATTCCTACTTTTGCAAAAGCAGGAGCAGATATTATTACTGTTCATGTGGAAACTTGTCCACATTTACATCGTACAATTCAATTAATTAAATCGCATGGTATTAAAGCAGGAGTCGTTTTAAATCCGCATACACCAGTTTCTATAATTGAACATGTATTAGAAGATATAGATATGGTATTACTTATGACAGTAAATCCAGGCTTTGGTGGGCAGAAATTTATTCATTCTGTATTACCAAAAATTAAGCAAGTTGCAGAAATGGTCAGGGAGCGTAATTTGCAAGTAGAAATTGAAGTTGATGGTGGTGTAAATGCTGAGACTGCTAGGCTTTGTGTGGAAGCAGGAGCAAACGTCCTTGTAGCAGGTTCAGCAGTATACAATCAAAAAGACCGTGGTGAAGCAATTCGAGTAATTCGTGGATAA